A genomic window from Punica granatum isolate Tunisia-2019 chromosome 2, ASM765513v2, whole genome shotgun sequence includes:
- the LOC116196115 gene encoding protein UXT homolog, giving the protein MDRYPSEEVRKCEEFIDCKMKPSLVRATVERNKLFEQQKIFSDLRKNIENLQKNSITNLRTMVNIGSEVYMQAEVSDTQRIFVDIGYGFHVEFTWDEALNYIPLREELLARQIEECTCRIVRIKADIKRIHEGIRQLLQIPQEPYVEERVF; this is encoded by the exons ATGGACAGGTATCCGTCGGAAGAAGTACGGAAGTGTGAGGAGTTTATCGATTGTAAGATGAAACCTTCTCTGGTTCGTGCCACTGTCGAGCG GAACAAGCTCTTTGAACAGCAGAAGATTTT CTCAGATCTGCGAAAGAACATAGAAAATCTACAAAAGAACAGCATAACTAATCTAAGGACAATGGTCAACATTGGGTCTGAAGTGTACATGCAGGCTGAGGT ATCTGACACCCAAAGGATCTTCGTCGATATCGGCTATGGGTTTCACGTGGAATTCACATGGGATGAAGCTCTGAACTACATACCACTAAGGGAAGAGTTATTAGCAAG ACAGATAGAAGAGTGCACTTGTAGGATTGTCCGGATTAAGGCCGATATCAAGCGG ATTCATGAAGGGATACGACAGTTGCTTCAAATTCCACAGGAGCCATATGTAGAAGAGCGAGTCTTTTAG